The Saccharomyces mikatae IFO 1815 strain IFO1815 genome assembly, chromosome: 13 genome has a segment encoding these proteins:
- the CAC2 gene encoding Cac2p (similar to Saccharomyces cerevisiae CAC2 (YML102W); ancestral locus Anc_8.817) encodes MEASHLQIYWHDSQPVYSLTFQKSNSNDKLFTAGGDNKVRIWKLNRDGNGESAGVRRIESMDFLGSLTHHEQAINVVRFNSHGDVLASAGDDGQVLLWKQEDPNKKQESVMRPFGMDSETGEADENKEKWVVWKRLRGRSGAAAAAEIYDLAWSPDNRNIVVACMDNSIRLFDVETGTLVCSQSDHGHYVQGVAWDPLNQFILSQSADRSLHVYEVINSRAGMVTGLKLKSKIIKAELPFPGDVLRTNYLFHNETLPSFFRRCSISPCGGLVVVPTGVCKVGDEEATNCIYVYTRSGILNGVGGVKNRPSIRIPSLKKPALMVAFSPVFYKTSQQSVFNLPYKLVFAIATTNEILVYDTDLWEPLCVVGNIHYSPITDLAWSGDGSTLLVSSTDGFCSYVSIDTETQFGTRIEPPALRTEQLETNDSTVAAKNQSDSGGIINMLPAKKVTGDSNDNKKRRIQPTPVDL; translated from the coding sequence ATGGAAGCTTCACATTTGCAAATATACTGGCACGACTCACAGCCTGTTTACTCGCTGACATTTCAAAAGAGCAATTCGAATGACAAACTGTTCACAGCTGGTGGTGATAATAAGGTCCGGATATGGAAATTGAACAGAGACGGAAATGGTGAAAGCGCGGGGGTACGTAGGATTGAGAGCATGGACTTTCTTGGATCACTGACACATCACGAGCAGGCCATCAATGTGGTCCGCTTCAATTCGCACGGTGACGTACTGGCCTCGGCAGGTGACGACGGCCAAGTACTACTGTGGAAGCAAGAAGATCCGAATAAGAAGCAAGAGTCGGTGATGAGGCCCTTTGGAATGGATTCTGAGACAGGGGAGGCAGATGAGAACAAGGAGAAATGGGTTGTGTGGAAGCGGCTGCGTGGCCGCAGTGGTGCCGCTGCAGCGGCAGAGATTTACGATCTGGCATGGTCGCCCGACAACAGAAACATTGTGGTAGCATGTATGGACAATTCGATACGGCTGTTCGATGTGGAGACCGGGACGCTGGTATGCAGCCAGTCAGACCATGGTCACTACGTACAAGGCGTGGCGTGGGATCCGTTGAATCAGTTTATCCTTTCACAGTCTGCAGACCGGTCGTTGCATGTGTATGAAGTCATTAATTCGCGCGCTGGAATGGTGACAGGGTTGAAGCTAAAGAGCAAGATCATCAAGGCGGAACTACCCTTCCCAGGCGATGTGCTGAGAACGAATTACCTGTTTCACAACGAGACACTACCCTCGTTCTTCAGGAGGTGCAGCATCTCCCCTTGTGGCGGTTTAGTCGTAGTCCCCACTGGTGTGTGCAAAGTTGGCGATGAAGAAGCCACGAACTGCATATACGTGTACACTAGATCAGGAATACTGAACGGAGTTGGCGGCGTGAAAAACAGGCCTTCGATCAGAATCCCATCCTTGAAGAAACCAGCGCTAATGGTGGCCTTCTCACCCGTATTCTACAAAACAAGCCAGCAAAGCGTGTTCAATCTTCCCTATAAGTTAGTATTTGCCATAGCAACAACGAACGAGATTCTTGTGTACGACACGGACTTATGGGAGCCGCTATGCGTGGTGGGCAACATTCACTACTCGCCCATAACGGATCTAGCATGGTCTGGAGACGGCTCAACGCTGTTAGTGTCATCAACAGACGGATTCTGCTCATATGTGTCGATCGATACCGAGACGCAGTTTGGTACAAGGATAGAGCCTCCAGCCCTGCGTACGGAGCAACTGGAGACCAATGACAGCACAGTAGCCGCTAAGAACCAGAGCGATTCGGGTGGAATCATAAATATGCTACCCGCAAAAAAGGTCACCGGCGATAGTAACGATAATAAAAAGAGGCGCATTCAACCAACGCCGGTCGACTTGTGA
- the TSL1 gene encoding trehalose 6-phosphate synthase/phosphatase complex subunit (similar to Saccharomyces cerevisiae TSL1 (YML100W) and TPS3 (YMR261C); ancestral locus Anc_8.813), protein MVLIVASLFLPYQPQFELDTSLPENSGVDSSLVNVQVKANDQQQQRALSNNISQESLVAPAPEQGVPPAISRSATRSPSAFNRTSSTTNTATLDDLVSSDVFMENLTANATTSHTPTSKTMLKPRNKASVERFFSPSSNIPTDRIASPIQHEHDSGSRIASPLQQQQQDPTANLLKNVNKSLLVHSLLNNTSQTSLEGPNNHIVTPKSRAGNRPSSAATSLVNRTKQATASSGSSGSSGSSAPPSIKRISPHLAAAKQRPLLVKQPSNLKYSELADISSSETSSQHNESDPDDLTTAPDEEYVSDLEMDDAKQDYKVPQFGGYSNKSKLKKYALLRSSQELFSRLPWSIVPSIKGNGAMKNAINTAVLENIIPHHDVKWVGTVGIPTDEIPDNILENISSSLKDEYESYPVLTDDVTFKAAYKNYCKQILWPTLHYQIPDNPNSKAFEDHSWKFYRNLNQKFADAIIKIYKKGDTVWIHDYHLMLVPQMVRNALPFAKIGFTLHVSFPSSEVFRCLAQREKILEGLTGADFVGFQTREYARHFLQTSNRLLMADVVHDEELKYNGRVVSVKFTPVGIDAFDLQSQLKDGSVTQWRQLIRERWQGKKLIVCRDQFDRIRGIHKKLLAYEKFLIENPEYVESSTLIQICIGSSKDVELERQIMLVVDRINSLSTNISISQPVVFLHQDLDFSQYLALSSEADLFVVSSLREGMNLTCHEFIVCSEDKNAPLLLSEFTGSASLLNDGAILINPWDTKNFAQSILKGLEMPFDERRPQWKKLMKDIINNDSTNWIKSSLQDIHISWQFNQEGSKIFKLNTKTLLKDYQSTKKRMFLFNIAEPPTSRIISVLNDMTSKGNIVYIMNSFPKAILENLYSRVQNIGLIAENGAYVSLNGVWYNIVDQVDWRNDVAKILKDKVERLPGSYYKINESMIKFHTENAEDQDRVASVIGDAITHINTVFDHKGIHAYVYKNVVSVQQVGLSLSAAQFLFRFYNSASDPLDTSSGQITNIQTPSQQNPSDQEQQPPASPTVSMNHIDFACVSGSSSPVLEPLFKLVNDEASEGQVKVGHAIVYGDATSTYAKEHVNGLNELFMIISRIIED, encoded by the coding sequence ATGGTTCTCATCGTGGCATCATTATTTCTGCCTTACCAACCTCAATTCGAACTGGACACCTCTCTTCCCGAGAACTCAGGCGTTGATTCGTCTCTTGTGAACGTTCAGGTAAAAGCTAATGatcagcagcaacagcgTGCGTTATCCAACAATATCTCACAGGAGTCATTGGTCGCGCCTGCACCAGAGCAAGGTGTACCACCAGCAATCTCAAGGAGCGCTACCAGATCACCCAGCGCCTTTAACCGCACCTCATCTACGACCAACACAGCAACTCTAGATGACCTTGTCTCTTCAGATGTATTCATGGAGAACTTGACCGCGAATGCAACCACCTCGCATACGCCTACAAGTAAGACAATGCTCAAACCCCGGAACAAAGCTTCCGTGGAACGATTCttttctccttcttctaATATTCCCACGGATCGTATCGCATCGCCAATCCAGCATGAGCATGACTCCGGTTCGAGAATCGCTTCCCCActacaacagcaacagcaggACCCCACAGCCAACTTACTAAAGAATGTGAACAAATCATTGCTAGTGCACTCGCTACTGAATAACACCTCACAGACCAGTCTTGAGGGACCCAATAACCACATTGTGACTCCAAAGTCGAGGGCGGGCAACAGGCCTTCTTCGGCGGCTACATCTTTAGTTAACAGGACCAAACAAGCCACGGCTTCTTCTGGCTCTTCTGGCTCTTCTGGATCATCCGCCCCGCCATCTATTAAGCGCATTTCGCCGCATTTAGCCGCCGCTAAACAACGCCCCTTATTGGTTAAACAACCATCTAACTTAAAGTACTCGGAGTTGGCAGATATTTCGTCGAGTGAGACGTCTTCGCAACATAATGAATCTGACCCGGACGACCTGACTACTGCTCCGGATGAGGAGTACGTTTCGGACCTGGAAATGGACGACGCGAAGCAGGACTACAAGGTTCCACAGTTCGGCGGCTATTCCAATAAATCTAAGCTCAAGAAGTACGCGCTGTTAAGGTCGTCTCAGGAACTGTTTAGCCGTCTCCCTTGGTCAATCGTACCCTCTATAAAGGGTAACGGCGCCATGAAGAATGCCATAAACACAGCAGTCTTGGAGAACATCATTCCGCACCACGATGTCAAGTGGGTCGGTACCGTGGGCATACCAACGGATGAGATCCCAGACAATATACTTGAAAATATCTCTAGCTCTTTGAAAGATGAGTACGAATCTTATCCAGTTCTTACGGACGACGTCACTTTCAAAGCTGCGTACAAAAACTACTGTAAACAGATCTTGTGGCCGACACTGCATTACCAAATACCAGACAATCCGAACTCCAAGGCCTTCGAAGACCACTCTTGGAAGTTTTATAGAAATTTGAATCAGAAGTTTGCCGACGCGATCATCAAGATCTATAAGAAAGGCGACACTGTCTGGATCCACGATTACCACTTAATGTTGGTTCCACAGATGGTTAGGAATGCTTTGCCCTTTGCCAAGATAGGATTCACCTTGCACGTCTCGTTCCCGAGTAGTGAAGTATTCAGATGTTTAGCTCAGCGTGAGAAGATTTTGGAGGGTTTGACTGGTGCTGATTTTGTTGGCTTCCAGACAAGAGAGTATGCAAGGCATTTCTTGCAGACGTCCAACCGTCTGCTGATGGCGGATGTGGTGCATGACGAAGAACTCAAGTACAACGGTAGGGTTGTTTCCGTGAAATTTACCCCAGTCGGAATCGATGCCTTTGATTTGCAATCCCAATTGAAGGATGGAAGCGTCACGCAGTGGCGTCAATTGATTCGCGAAAGATGGCAGGGGAAAAAGCTGATTGTTTGCCGTGATCAATTCGACAGGATTAGGGGCATCCACAAGAAATTGCTGGCctatgaaaaatttctgaTCGAGAATCCAGAATACGTGGAAAGCTCGACCTTAATTCAAATCTGTATTGGGAGCAGTAAAGATGTAGAACTGGAACGCCAGATTATGCTTGTTGTGGATAGAATTAACTCTTTATCCACTAACATTAGCATTTCTCAACCCGTTGTATTCTTGCATCAAGACCTGGATTTCTCCCAGTATCTAGCGTTGAGTTCAGAGGCAGACCTGTTCGTAGTCAGTTCTCTAAGAGAAGGTATGAATTTGACATGTCACGAATTTATCGTTTGTTCCGAGGACAAAAACGCTCCCTTGTTGCTATCTGAATTCACGGGTAGTGCCTCGTTATTGAATGATGGTGCTATATTGATTAACCCATGGGATACCAAGAATTTTGCTCAATCCATTCTCAAAGGTTTGGAGATGCCATTTGATGAGAGAAGACCACAATGGAAGAAACTAATGAAAGATATTATTAACAATGACTCCACAAATTGGATTAAATCTTCCTTACAAGATATTCATATTTCGTGGCAATTCAATCAAGAAGGTTCCaagattttcaaattgaacACGAAAACTTTACTGAAGGATTATCAATCAACTAAAAAACGTATGTTTCTATTCAACATCGCTGAGCCTCCCACCTCCAGAATTATTTCAGTACTGAATGACATGACTTCGAAGGGAAATATCGTTTACATTATGAACTCATTCCCAAAGGCAATCCTAGAAAATCTCTACAGCCGTGTACAAAACATTGGGTTAATCGCTGAAAACGGAGCATACGTTAGCTTAAATGGTGTATGGTACAATATTGTCGACCAGGTCGATTGGCGTAACGATGTAGCCAAGATTCTGAAGGACAAAGTGGAAAGATTGCCTGGATCATACTATAAGATCAATGAATCCATGATCAAGTTCCATACTGAAAACGCAGAAGATCAAGACCGTGTAGCCAGTGTTATTGGTGATGCCATCACTCATATCAATACCGTATTTGATCATAAGGGTATACATGCGTATGTTTATAAAAACGTGGTTTCCGTACAGCAAGTTGGGCTTTCCTTATCTGCAGCgcaatttctttttagatTCTATAATTCTGCTTCGGATCCGCTAGATACCAGTTCCGGTCAAATCACAAATATCCAGACACCATCTCAGCAGAATCCCTCGGATCAAGAACAGCAGCCTCCAGCCTCACCTACTGTGTCAATGAATCATATTGATTTTGCATGCGTTTCTGGTTCATCGTCTCCTGTGCTGGAACCATTGTTCAAGTTGGTTAACGATGAAGCTAGCGAAGGCCAAGTAAAAGTCGGTCATGCCATTGTTTATGGTGATGCCACTTCCACCTATGCCAAAGAACATGTAAACGGACTAAATGAACTTTTCATGATCATTTCAAGAATCATCGAAGATTAA
- the CUE4 gene encoding Cue4p (similar to Saccharomyces cerevisiae CUE1 (YMR264W) and CUE4 (YML101C); ancestral locus Anc_8.816), with translation MASTGNNNSGHIHRFQNTRNTKHGYTRHAHTQAKMDGSTIAFILIMLCLFIYTIKRRSAKQAPTRTVQDAKTATVTAATYEPSPEPVPVQEERVAQPKTNRVNRKRPVNNDMVEIVMTMAPHVPQGKVVQDLRNTGSIERTMENIFAGKLD, from the coding sequence ATGGCGTCAACTGGAAACAACAACTCGGGACACATCCACAGATTCCAAAACACACGAAACACGAAACACGGCTACACACGACACGCGCACACGCAAGCAAAAATGGATGGATCAACTATAGCGTTCATACTAATCATGTTGTGCTTGTTCATTTACACCATAAAGCGCAGAAGCGCTAAGCAAGCACCAACACGAACCGTACAGGATGCTAAAACAGCGACAGTCACGGCCGCCACCTATGAACCCTCTCCGGAACCAGTACCAGTTCAAGAAGAGCGCGTCGCCCAGCCAAAGACAAATCGTGTTAACCGGAAAAGACCCGTTAATAACGATATGGTTGAAATCGTCATGACGATGGCGCCGCACGTGCCTCAGGGGAAAGTCGTGCAAGATCTCAGGAACACAGGGTCCATTGAGCGCACCATGGAAAACATCTTCGCTGGAAAACTGGATTAG